tagtctaatgttcACACAGTAGGTATAATTTTCACATTGCCTTACTTATTAATTTGCACttggtcaaatgaaaatttggttcataacAATTCATCAAATCTGTAGACTAAGAGGTGTTAGACCTAGTGGATACATGTAGTAGATAAAATTGGTATAAGATGAACTCTGTATAGTAAAAAAAGATTTGATCATGGGAGATCATGGGAGACCAAACGCAAACTAGACACAGAGGGTAAAGACCATGTGGCAATTTCCTAAAACTCAGTCATctgaattgcaaaaaaaaagttgtagaaAATTCCCTGATTGGTGTTTGATGTAATGTTAGAATAATGTTCATCTACACATCTTCTGCAGCGGTCCGTTGAGGTCTGCTCTGATTGACCTCTACCAGCCGAAAAGCGCGTATCACCATGGCGATAAGAGAGAAAAAGTTATGCAGTACATCAACGAATGGTCGAGTTGAAGTTCTTGTGGCCACGCCCACGTTAAACCAAAACACGGCGCAAGGCTGGCAGAGTCCGTTAAAGATAGCTGTGGCCACTGGCCTCAAGAAATAATCCCCGAATCCAGTTGTTACACCAACTAATAGCGCACTGATAATATTGTATGCAAAGAAACGTAATGCTTCCAGAAGAAATATGAGGACGAAGTCAACAAGGATGCGCAGTGTTGCGAAGATCTCGCGGGCACACCGGCGAAAGATGAGTTCTGATTTATCAGCGATGGCCGTCATGTAAACAGGCTCCTGAGAAAGTCTGGTGTCCGCATATGAGGTGTTGCCATGGTGATAGATATACACAAACCTGGAGAGACAAAATCAAAGGtggaaaaatttatttttaggtgcataatcattattaccatcattatcatcatcatcataatcatcatcattatcatcatcatcatcatcaccatcatcatcaccatcattatcatcaccatcatcaccaccatcatcatcatcatcatcaccatcatcatcatcatcatcatcaccatcatcaccatcatcaccatcatcatcatcatcatcatcatcatcatcaccattatcatcatcaccaccaccatcatcaccatcatcatcaccatcatcatcctcatcatcttcaGTGTTTGAGGGGGACTGCACAGAGTGAATCATATGGCACAAAAGTTATAAATCacaaacatcttttttttcattatcatttttggtacatgattttcttttatagCTAGACGACCAAACACTTTAATACCTTGTTCCCCTATCATCCTCATCTAAGGAAATAATTGTCTCtacttcttcctcctccttcttataaACAACATCGACTTCTGAGTGTTTGAGGCTTGAGACTGGAGGGGTCGTCATAGCAACCTGCATCTCCCGTGAAGGCTCCTCTgtcttctttgttttcttctcttttgatTTGTTCTTCAGACTGATTGACcatcctttcttcttctttggaCTGTTATCTTCTGGTTGGGGATCAGCTTTAGGATctacataaaaaagggaagatcatctttttaaaatttggtGAAAGAGAAGATCAAAGCAAGGAAAAAGATATATGTGAGGTAGTTTTcagaaattttgaagaaaatttaactaacaatatatacattaaaaacatCTTGAATCACAATATGTGATAACAACATAATATGAATATCAAATAAGTATATCATTGTAGGAAAGTAGACGCAACGTCCTACAGTACAACAAGTATGAAGTATGCATGGTGAACAAAGGCTCTAAGTTTTAATAACAGAACTGTACTATTTCCATAGAAACGTTTTTACCGAACAAGTGTAAAACAAATTGGCTGTTTTATATGTATAATATTCTGTTTGTTTTGGTTAATAATATACACACATTCATCCAGATTTGGGGTGATACAATGACCCACACTATTCATCCTTTCAACAATTACAGGTTCAGTATGCTCAGAATACAGCTGCCAGGGTGTTAACTGGTACGTCAAAGTATCGACGCATTTCACCAATTCTCCAAAAGTTCCATTGGTTGCCAATCCGGAAGCGTATAAAATTTAAATACTTCTTCTCACTTGGAAAGTGTTCAATGGTATGGCACCAAAATATCTATAAGACCTTGTCATGTCTTTAATAGGCACCAGCTCGTAGCCTAAGATCATCACACTAGCAACTTCTTAAGACTCCCAAGACACGTGTAGTATATGGTGCGTGAGCTTCTCTGCCTCAGCACCTTCTCTCTGGAATAATTTGCCATTGAATTTAAGAATTATACcatcactggagaccttcaaatctaaactgaagtcttatctttctaacagtattagttattggcactttgacactcatccgaacactctcattctttcttttcttgtgtgcctcggaatagaatatttctagatcgattgcgctatataaatgcctattgttattattattattacaacgCACTCCAAAATAACAAATCATGCAGCTTTAATTTTAAGTTTTACATAATCACCTGTAATTGGTTCTGAGTTATTGGTGTTATTGTTTGTTTCAAGTCCATCCCTCTCCCTCAGAACCCTAGTCAATGCTTTCTGGTTCTCGTCGGCAGATTCGTCCCATGAGGCTGAATCTAAGACtacaataaataatgaaatagatgGAGTCATCAAAATGGAAAGCATAAGCAATCATAGCTGCCAATGATTTTCACCCTGAAATAGTAACATAAGTTACCAGCCACCTCAAAACCAGATATGTGTTCATGGCACGTTAA
This Lytechinus pictus isolate F3 Inbred chromosome 9, Lp3.0, whole genome shotgun sequence DNA region includes the following protein-coding sequences:
- the LOC129268430 gene encoding uncharacterized protein LOC129268430; its protein translation is MDDFKFNAQKMLAAQRAKGRRAQSPETESNWDSSEPEENTVTQISSDEEFSVKSTRSHKSTKSSRGTSKADSSKTRTPSKPDPLVSHKRDSKPTTDGLTSTKGSERPAVNVFIDRGGIDSDDQSQKSTTKKTKKKKEKNEKNPPYDFREALKDEDDGPPSQNTTQRPGRTRKGESYDPAPPKTKAKSRKEQVLDSASWDESADENQKALTRVLRERDGLETNNNTNNSEPITDPKADPQPEDNSPKKKKGWSISLKNKSKEKKTKKTEEPSREMQVAMTTPPVSSLKHSEVDVVYKKEEEEVETIISLDEDDRGTRFVYIYHHGNTSYADTRLSQEPVYMTAIADKSELIFRRCAREIFATLRILVDFVLIFLLEALRFFAYNIISALLVGVTTGFGDYFLRPVATAIFNGLCQPCAVFWFNVGVATRTSTRPFVDVLHNFFSLIAMVIRAFRLVEVNQSRPQRTAAEDV